One segment of Peromyscus leucopus breed LL Stock chromosome 5, UCI_PerLeu_2.1, whole genome shotgun sequence DNA contains the following:
- the LOC114710602 gene encoding zinc finger protein 120-like, with product MFQHDFENAVTYDDVHVDFTWDEWALLDPSQKSLYKNVMLETYRNLTAIGYKWEEHNINEKFQRSRRNRRHERSHTGEKSYECNQCGKAFSQQSNLQIHRRTHTQEKPYECNHCGKAFARYTHLQSHKRIHTGEKPYVCNQCGKAFSQQSHLQVHTTIHTGVKPYECNQCGKAFACYSYLQSHKIIHTGEKLYECNQCGKAFARNSNLERHKITHTGVKPYECNQCGKAFSRQSYLQIHKRTHTGEKPYECNQCGKAFSRQSYLQIHKRTHTGEKPYGCKQCGKSFADYTYIRVHEKIHTGVKLYECNQCGKAFSQQGYLQVHKRIHTGEKPYECNQCGKTFARHRNLQRHKRIHIGQKPYECN from the exons ATGTTCCAGCATGATTTTGAG aatgcagtgacctatgatgatgtgcaTGTCGACTTTACTTGGGACgagtgggctttgctggatccttcccagaagagtcTCTACAAaaatgtgatgctggagacctacAGGAACCTCACTGCTATAG GCTACAAATGGGAAGAACATaatattaatgaaaaatttcaaagatctagaagaaacagaag gcatgaaagaagtcacactggagagaaatcctatgaatgcaatcaatgtggtaaagccttctCACAGCAGAGCAATCTCCAAATACACAGAAGAACTCATACTcaagagaaaccctatgaatgtaatcattgTGGGAAAGCCTTTGCCCGTTACACTCATCTTCAAAGCCataaaagaattcatactggagagaaaccctatgtatgtaatcagtgtggtaaagcttttTCACAACAGAGTCATCTCCAAGTTCATACAACAATTCATACTGGAgtgaaaccttatgaatgtaatcagtgtgggaaAGCTTTTGCATGTTACAGTTATCTTCAAAGTCATAAaataattcatactggagagaaactctatgaatgtaatcagtgtgggaaAGCTTTTGCACGTAACAGTAATCTTGAAAGGCATAAAATAACTCATACAGGAGTAAAAccatatgaatgtaatcaatgtgggaaagccttttcTCGACAGAGTtatctccaaatacataaaagaacccatactggagagaaaccctatgaatgtaatcaatgtgggaaGGCCTTTTCACGACAGAGTtatctccaaatacataaaagaacccataccggagagaaaccctatggatGTAAGCAATGTGGTAAATCTTTTGCAGATTACACTTACATTAGAGTACATGAAAAAATTCACACTGGAGTGAAACtatatgaatgtaatcagtgtgggaaagccttttcACAACAGGGTTAtctccaagttcataaaagaattCACACTGgcgagaaaccctatgaatgtaatcaatgtggaaAAACTTTTGCACGTCACAGAAAtcttcaaagacataaaagaatTCATATTGGAcagaagccctatgaatgtaattAA